The Maridesulfovibrio hydrothermalis AM13 = DSM 14728 DNA window GGACCTCCACCATTGAGAGGAGAATATGGAACGAATTGACATATCAATTTTAGCTGGATTTACCATATTTGATATTAACTTTTGAAGTTCTAAGTCGCAATGCTGCCTTCCGGATGCAATGTCCAATATTAATGCATCACCTGAAATAATCTTCTGTTCATGAAAGACTGTATTGCGAATGGTTGTTTTACCCGCCCCAGAATCCTGCATAAGAAAAAAAGCATAAGGCTTTTTCTTACGAATATGAAAAACCGAACGTGGAATTGGATCTCCGATTTGCGGTGCACTTTCCCCCAAATATTTAGAAGCATAGCAGGATAAAATGTCATCGATTTTACTCCGGGTCGGAAAAAAACGCGAATCGATACTTCGCTTAACCTCTACCCAGTCCGGTTCAGCTCCCGGCGCAATTCCAACCTCAAGTATGAGCACTCCGTTTGGTGAAAGTTTTCCTGCGAGCAAGTGAATCAAGCTTTCCTGATTTTTCGCATAATGTATTGCTGACGAACAAAGTATTACATCAAATGTTTTATCAGGTGAAAGATCATCCCAACTCTGTAATAAAAAGTTACAACCGGGGAAATCCTGTTTCGCACTGTTGATAGCTTGCTCATCGACATCAATCCCTACTACTTTTCTAGCCCCATCAAACAAAGCGTAACCGCAAAAAAAACCTTCATTGCACCCCACGTCTAGAAAGCTTTTGCCTGTCAAAGCAGGTAGTTTTAACAAAGTAAGCTTGCTGAGCGAATCTGATGAT harbors:
- a CDS encoding class I SAM-dependent methyltransferase, whose translation is MPGYQTFPYQAGSSDSLSKLTLLKLPALTGKSFLDVGCNEGFFCGYALFDGARKVVGIDVDEQAINSAKQDFPGCNFLLQSWDDLSPDKTFDVILCSSAIHYAKNQESLIHLLAGKLSPNGVLILEVGIAPGAEPDWVEVKRSIDSRFFPTRSKIDDILSCYASKYLGESAPQIGDPIPRSVFHIRKKKPYAFFLMQDSGAGKTTIRNTVFHEQKIISGDALILDIASGRQHCDLELQKLISNMVNPAKIDMSIRSIFSSQWWRSYLEVVLSISNGDTFVYDGYIPSSYHELVIAFFQANGFFPVNLCWENTYALGNLGVRTKAEARKYALYLAAMRKKMRRT